A genomic stretch from Thermus aquaticus includes:
- a CDS encoding DUF5615 family PIN-like protein, with product MSEPLFLVDAHLPFRLVERLRERGYDALHTRELPRGNATPDQEICALSLRERRVVVTKDGDFVQDLLLRKEPY from the coding sequence CCTCTTTTTGGTGGACGCCCACCTCCCCTTCCGCCTGGTGGAGCGCCTGCGGGAGAGGGGCTACGACGCCCTGCACACCCGCGAGCTTCCCCGGGGCAACGCCACGCCGGACCAGGAGATATGCGCCCTCTCCCTGCGGGAACGGCGGGTGGTGGTCACCAAGGACGGGGACTTCGTCCAAGACCTGCTCCTCCGAAAGGAGCCCTACAA